In Flavobacterium praedii, the DNA window AATTACAACTCCAAAACGCCACTGACGAAAACAGTTGTGGTATTGATGGTTGTGAATAATAAAAACATGAGTGAAAATACAAAAATAATCCGCTGGGGAATTATTGGTTGCGGAAATGTGACCGAATTAAAAAGTGGGCCAGCCTATCAAAAAACAAATGGTTTCAGTATTGAAGCTGTGATGCGCAGAGATGCTCAAAAAGCCGCTGATTATGCCAAAAGACATGGAATAAAGAAATATTACACGGATGCCGATGATCTAATAAATGATCCTGAAGTTGATGCTATCTATATTGCCACACCGCCAGATACCCATAAATTTTATGGAGTGAAAGTAGCTGAGGCTGGAAAACCATGCTGTATCGAAAAACCTTTGGCTCCCAATTTCCAAGATTGTTTGAGTATCACCGAAGCTTTTGAAGCCAAAAACATTCCATTATTTATTGCCTATTATAGACGAACGTTACCCCGATTCGAACAAATAAAGAAATGGATCGATACGAAAACCATTGGAGATGTGAGACACATTCGCTGGCATTTGAGCAAACCTACAACCGATCAAGATCGTTCTGGAGAATACAACTGGAGAACCGATAAAACAATTGCAACGGGCGGTTATTTTGACGATTTAGCGAGTCACGGGTTGGATTTGTTCATCCATTATTTTGGAACCATAAAAGAAGTTTCCGGAATTAGTCTCAATCAACAAGGGTTGTACACTTCCAAAGATGTGGCCACTGCCAATTGGCTTCACGAGTCTGGAATTACCGGTAGTGGAAGTTGGAATTTCGGCACTTTTGAAAGGGAAGATATAGTCGAAATTTACGGAAGTAAAGGCAAAATCACCTTTTCGGTTTTTGAAAACACCCCAATAATTCTTAAAACCGAAGAAGGCGAATCAACCCACATCATAGAACATCCTGAAAACATTCAGTTGTATCATGTAGAACAAATGCGGGAACATCTTTTGGGGAATTCTGAACATCCGTCCAGTGGAGCTACAGCAACCCATACCAGTTGGGTTATGGATCAAATTATTGGAAATTGAATTATAAACTTCAATAAGAAAAAGAGGTGCTAATCAAATTAGCACCTCTTTTTATTTACCAAACTATTTCTAATTGCTGTCCTTTTTTTAAAGTTACATCTTGCTTTTTCTCTCCACTAATTAAGGTTGTCTTACCTCCTTTTTTAGAAAATACCGAAACTTTCTTCAGCCTTTTACCATTCCATTCCATCGAAATTTCAAATCCACCTCTGGCACAGATGCCTTTTACGGTTCCGCTTTCCCAAGCATCGGGCAAAGCGGGCAGTAATCTGATTTCATTTTCATCAGACTGAACCAGCATTTCAGCAACAGCGGCAGCTCCACCAAAATTCCCGTCAATTTGAAACGGCGGATGTGCATCGAATAAATTAGGATACGTCCCTCCTCCTCTTCTTGGTGTTTCCGTTTTCTTTCCGTCGGGATCAACATATCGAAGCAGTTCCCGAAACATTTTGTAAGCCCTATTACCGTCCCAAAGTCTGGCCCAAAGATTAATACGCCAGCCTTTTGACCAACCCGTTGTTTCGTCTCCTTTTATTTCTAAAGTTTGTCTCGAAGCTTTGGCTAAATCAGGTGTTTTTTCTGGTGTGATATGATCTCCAGGAAAAAGTCCGAACAACTGCGATTGATGGCGGTGTTTGGGATCTTTATCTTCCCAATCAAAATACCATTCCTGCAAGTTTCCTTTTTTACCAACTTGATACGGATGTAAATTAGCCAAATCTTTTTCAAGTTCCACTCTAAATTCGGCATCAATATTTAAAATTTTAGCGGCTCGAATTGTTTTGTCAAAACATTCCCGAATCATCGCCAAATCGGCCGTACCGCCATACATGGTTGCACCAACAAAACCATCGGGTGTTATATATTGATTTTCGGGTGAAGTTGAAGGACCCGTAATTAAATTTCCATTTTTATCTGTTACTAGCCAACCCTGGCAAAATTCAGCTGCCCCTTTCATCAATGGATATCCTTCTTTTTTTAAGTATTCTTTATCTTGGGTAAAAACATAATGTTCCCAAATGTGTGTACTCAACCAAGCACCGGCCAATGGCCAGCATGCCCACATTGGGTCTTCTTTTCCAAATTGTCCAACAGGATTGGTCATCGCCCAAATATCAGAATTGTGTGCTGCGGCCCAACCTTTATCAATTCCATAAAAAGTCTTCGCGGTTATTTTCCCAGTAACCGATAGGTTTTTTATAAAACTCAAAAGTGGCAAATGCATTTCGGAAAGATTTGTGTTTTCCGTCAGCCAATAATTCTCTTCCAGATTGATGTTCATCGTGTAATTACAACTCCAAGGCGCATTTAAGTAGGGGTTCCAAAGTCCTTGCAAATTGGCTGGAACTCCTAGCGTTCTGGAAGAGCTAATTAATAAATAACGCCCATAATTAAAATATAGAATTTCCAGATTTTTATCTTCTTTTCCTTCAGAATATCTTAGTAAACGTTCGTCTGTTGGTAAATCAGGTGCTGTGGTTTTTCCTAAATTTATAGTTACTCGATTGTAGAATTTTTGATAATCGGCAATGTGAGTTTGCCACAATTTATCGAATGATTTTGCAAATGCCTTGTTTAAATTGGTTGATGCAATGGCTTTATCATTCAAACCTTCAGTAGCAGGATTTTTGTCAAAATCATTAAAACTGGTTGCGATTGCAACGTAAATTATGGCTTCCGTTCCGTTTTTTAATCCTGAATTATTGTTTGAACTTACAATTATACCATCCGTATTTTTGATTTTTATCAAAGTGGTGAACCGAGTTCCTCTGTCTTTTTCCAAAAGAAAAGAAGGTACAACTTGATACCCCGGATTTTCATGAATTGGTGCAACACCGTTCATGGTAAGGACATTGTCTTTTACTTCTGTTTTGAATTGCAACAAACTACTGGAATTGACATCAAAACTCAAAGTTCCTTTTTGGCTACTCGTCAATTTGATGGCCATAATTTGGTCTGGTGCCGAAACAAAATATTCTCGGGTAAATTTCACTCCGTCAACTTCATAACTCACTTTGGAAATTGCCTTCGAAATATCTAATTCTCTGTGGTAATTTTCAACTTTTCCGGAATGATGGTTATTGATTTCCATCGTCCCTAGTGGTGCGTACGATTCGGAATTTTTGCCTTGAATTCTTTTATTCAACTCCTCAGCCAGTTTGTAGTCTTCCTTTTTTAATGCTTCGCGAATGGCGGGTACGTTCTTGTAAGCATCTGGATTCATATTCGCATTAACGGGTTCTCCGGACCAAAGCGTGATATCATTCAGATAAATTTTATCCGAATTGACCCCTCCGAAAACAGTTGCTCCCATTTTTCCGTTTCCTAGAACCAAACTTTCCTCAAAAAACTCAGCTGGTTGGTTGTACGACAGAATATGGCTGGATTGCGCAACCACTTTTCCGTAGAAAGTAGAAAAGAAGAAAACTAGAAACAGTTTTTTTAAAAGATTTGATTTCATGAATTGTTACTTATTTATATGAAAGGTCTTATTTGTACTTCGCTTGCGTGAGGGCAATGTCTATAAGTTAAGCTTTTTCAGGAGAAATTTCAGTACTTCAGAGTTGCTAGTGTTCTAATATTATGTGATTCCTCGTACCTCGGAATGACAAAACGCGATGATTTATATATGCAATATCACGTAAGTTTGTCATCTCGACAAAGGAGAGATCACGCAAGATGCTCAACAATCCCGGTGAAATCAGCCTTTTTTCTTAACTTAATGACATTGCCCTCACCCGCAATGTCATTAAGTTAAACTTTGTTTTTCTCGCCAAGACGCAAAGGCGCAAAGTTTAGAGCCGATTTCTTAACGTCTTCGCGTCTTTGCGAGAGTTATATTTTGAAAAACCGAGCAAAAAATCCTTAACTTGAATGACATTGTGCGTGAGGGATAAAAGCAAACTACCGAAGTAGTGCGGATAGCCCGACCGCATTTACGAAAGGCGCGCATGAGCGGTATGCTAAGTAGCGCCTTTTGCAAATGGGGTCACGCCCTTATAATTACTTACTAATACTATATTTTTCGTTGGCCGTAATCATTTCCCAATCATCAGTTCTAAAAGGAGATGCAGGGAATTTTTCTTTATTGAAAAGATTGATTTCTGTATCGTCATCTGCCCAACCGTAATGAACAGCCACAGGGTTTTTTAAATTTTCACAGGAAACTATTACTGTATTGTTTTTGATAATCGCTTTCGCGGAATAAAAAACTTTATCTGCACCTGCGATTTCAAATCCTTTTACGTTTTCTGAATGATCCGAACTTGATAATCCGCTTCCGATTTTATCAAACGTTAAGATAATTTGATTCCCTTTGATTTCCATTGATTGGTACATTGGTCCACTACAAACTTGTTTTTTTCCATAAACATCATTCAAAGCAATTGATGCTAAACGTTTTCCAACGTCTTGTTTGTTTGTGGGGTGAATGTCTTTTGCATTGCCAATATCAGTCGTTACCACCATTCCGGTGTTTGGTAATTGCAAAGTTTCCGTTTGTGCTTCACGAAGTTCTGCCCAGCGGCTGCCAACTTTGCTATTTCCA includes these proteins:
- a CDS encoding Gfo/Idh/MocA family protein, producing the protein MSENTKIIRWGIIGCGNVTELKSGPAYQKTNGFSIEAVMRRDAQKAADYAKRHGIKKYYTDADDLINDPEVDAIYIATPPDTHKFYGVKVAEAGKPCCIEKPLAPNFQDCLSITEAFEAKNIPLFIAYYRRTLPRFEQIKKWIDTKTIGDVRHIRWHLSKPTTDQDRSGEYNWRTDKTIATGGYFDDLASHGLDLFIHYFGTIKEVSGISLNQQGLYTSKDVATANWLHESGITGSGSWNFGTFEREDIVEIYGSKGKITFSVFENTPIILKTEEGESTHIIEHPENIQLYHVEQMREHLLGNSEHPSSGATATHTSWVMDQIIGN
- a CDS encoding glycoside hydrolase family 95 protein; the encoded protein is MKSNLLKKLFLVFFFSTFYGKVVAQSSHILSYNQPAEFFEESLVLGNGKMGATVFGGVNSDKIYLNDITLWSGEPVNANMNPDAYKNVPAIREALKKEDYKLAEELNKRIQGKNSESYAPLGTMEINNHHSGKVENYHRELDISKAISKVSYEVDGVKFTREYFVSAPDQIMAIKLTSSQKGTLSFDVNSSSLLQFKTEVKDNVLTMNGVAPIHENPGYQVVPSFLLEKDRGTRFTTLIKIKNTDGIIVSSNNNSGLKNGTEAIIYVAIATSFNDFDKNPATEGLNDKAIASTNLNKAFAKSFDKLWQTHIADYQKFYNRVTINLGKTTAPDLPTDERLLRYSEGKEDKNLEILYFNYGRYLLISSSRTLGVPANLQGLWNPYLNAPWSCNYTMNINLEENYWLTENTNLSEMHLPLLSFIKNLSVTGKITAKTFYGIDKGWAAAHNSDIWAMTNPVGQFGKEDPMWACWPLAGAWLSTHIWEHYVFTQDKEYLKKEGYPLMKGAAEFCQGWLVTDKNGNLITGPSTSPENQYITPDGFVGATMYGGTADLAMIRECFDKTIRAAKILNIDAEFRVELEKDLANLHPYQVGKKGNLQEWYFDWEDKDPKHRHQSQLFGLFPGDHITPEKTPDLAKASRQTLEIKGDETTGWSKGWRINLWARLWDGNRAYKMFRELLRYVDPDGKKTETPRRGGGTYPNLFDAHPPFQIDGNFGGAAAVAEMLVQSDENEIRLLPALPDAWESGTVKGICARGGFEISMEWNGKRLKKVSVFSKKGGKTTLISGEKKQDVTLKKGQQLEIVW